One Spirochaetota bacterium genomic window carries:
- a CDS encoding magnesium transporter CorA family protein: protein MLERYEFTKDSFIKKIDGNILLYSNPDDEEINTITLSYGIDIHSLYSALDTEELSRFEIEKDYMVLIWKIPTSMIINELASLNVITIGFFIKDSTILIITPEKLSYLHEKVYKQMESIFDVLFHFQRHTIKHFTEHLKIIKMISQEIQNKINKSIETKHLLQMFNLSEKLIYYLHAIDSNITTLIKLKSYLNTQTQKIDIDFLNDIIIDHRQAKKQAEIYTEIFAGLMDARASIVNNNMNVLIKNLTKINVIFLPLNLIAGIFGMSEYSMITQGIPWHVSYSMFAIAIACISLLLSIIVNKYDERWRK from the coding sequence ATGTTAGAACGCTATGAATTTACAAAGGACTCATTTATAAAAAAAATTGATGGTAACATTTTACTCTATTCAAACCCTGATGATGAGGAAATAAACACCATTACGCTTTCGTATGGTATAGATATACATTCACTGTATTCAGCTCTGGATACTGAAGAATTATCCCGTTTTGAAATTGAAAAAGATTATATGGTACTGATATGGAAAATACCAACATCCATGATTATCAATGAGCTTGCATCACTTAATGTTATCACTATTGGTTTTTTCATAAAAGACAGCACAATTTTAATCATCACTCCTGAAAAGCTTTCATATTTACACGAAAAAGTTTATAAACAAATGGAATCCATTTTTGATGTGTTGTTTCACTTCCAGCGACATACAATTAAGCATTTTACCGAACATTTGAAAATTATCAAAATGATTTCACAGGAAATACAGAACAAGATTAACAAATCAATTGAAACCAAACACCTTTTACAAATGTTTAACTTGAGCGAAAAGTTAATATACTACCTGCATGCAATAGACAGCAATATAACTACACTGATAAAATTAAAGTCATATCTTAATACTCAAACACAAAAGATTGATATTGACTTCTTAAATGATATTATTATCGACCATAGACAGGCAAAAAAGCAGGCTGAAATATACACAGAAATTTTTGCCGGTCTTATGGATGCTCGTGCAAGCATTGTAAACAACAACATGAATGTTTTAATAAAAAATCTAACAAAGATAAATGTTATTTTTTTGCCACTCAATTTGATAGCAGGAATCTTTGGCATGTCAGAATATTCAATGATAACGCAGGGTATACCATGGCATGTTTCATACAGTATGTTTGCAATTGCAATTGCTTGCATAAGTCTGCTATTAAGTATTATCGTAAATAAATATGATGAGCGATGGAGAAAATAA